One stretch of Eupeodes corollae chromosome 2, idEupCoro1.1, whole genome shotgun sequence DNA includes these proteins:
- the LOC129946604 gene encoding protein shifted-like isoform X1, translating to MNPKWPFVVFLLFIVSISCVQCRKNNPEGNRRNKKPDNQHSDEQEEDDLSLWINEQQLRVLSGFSIKIYAIQNGRVYTDLRDPNFNQYLPTIPSEVNSVNFTWKSGNKKYDYNFDRLKSTDESILKTPTVSIKTKGRIPHHEKDFSIFLPCTGNNSGTAMFSIGLLIQNRKGKPLPGTPLRLRFKKECAHRGVYDRTASNPLTSQQGPDPQCSLKCGNNGFCNHDICQCKAGYMGQYCQTALCYPQCMNGGNCTAPAVCSCPDGYQGRHCEGGICAEKCLNGGKCIQKDTCRCSKGYYGLRCEFSKCVVPCSNNGRCIGNNMCRCKNGTRGNHCEIGRIQRSTCKRRCKHGICQNSKCKCDEGWQGKKCNSRKIKKPRSKSS from the exons atgaatccCAAATGGCCATTTGTGGTGTTTTTGCTGTTTATTGTTTCTATATCATGCGTACAATGCAGAAAAAATAATCCCGAAGGCAATAGACGCAATAAGAAACCAGATAATCAACATTCCGATGAACAAGAAGAAGATGATTTATCTTTATGGATCAATGAACAACAATTACGTGTTCTAAGtg GTTTCAGTATAAAAATCTATGCTATACAAAACGGAAGAGTCTACACAGACTTGAGAGATCCAAATTTCAATCAATATCTACCAACAATCCCATCAGAAGTCAACAGTGTTAACTTTACATGGAAATcaggaaataaaaagtatgacTATAATTTCGATCGTTTGAAATCAACCGATGAGAGCATTCTTAAAACACCAACTGTTTCTATTAAGACTAAAGGCAGAATACCACATCATGAAAAAG ATTTTAGCATTTTTCTACCATGTACGGGAAACAATTCCGGTACGGCTATGTTCAGCATAGGTTTGCTTATACAAAATCGAAAAGGTAAACCTCTGCCAGGTACACCGCTAAGGCTGCGTTTCAAAAAGGAATGCGCACATAGAGGTGTGTATGATAGAACCGCTTCCAACCCACTAACATCCCAGCAAG gtCCTGATCCTCAATGCAGTCTTAAGTGCGGCAACAATGGATTTTGCAATCACGACATATGCCAATGCAAAGCTGGCTACATGGGACAGTACTGTCAAACAGCGCTATGTTATCCGCAATGCATGAATGGTGGAAATTGCACAGCTCCTGCCGTTTGTTCATGTCCGGATGGCTATCAAGGACGACACTGTGAAGGTG gTATTTGTGCAGAGAAATGTTTGAATGGGGGTAAATGCATTCAAAAGGACACCTGTCGCTGCTCAAAGGGCTACTATGGATTGCGATGCGAGTTTt CTAAATGTGTTGTGCCATGCAGTAATAATGGACGTTGCATTGGCAATAATATGTGTCGTTGTAAGAATGGCACCAGAGGTAACCATTGCGAGATTGGAAGGATACAGCGATCGACGTGTAAGAGACGTTGCAAACATGGCATTTGCCAAAACAGCAAATGTAAATGTGACGAGGGATGGCAAGGGAAGAAATGTAATTCTC gaaaaatcaaaaaacctcgCTCAAAATCAAGTTAA
- the LOC129946605 gene encoding 5-demethoxyubiquinone hydroxylase, mitochondrial: MLKVSSRCFGHSAARLVQKRACQLTDEIIRVDHAGELGADRIYAGQMAVLGNRPVGKTIAHMWEQEKHHRSEFEKLIREYRVRPTVMTPIWNVAGFMLGAGTALLGEKAAMACTVAVETVIVEHYNDQLRQLMEIPNVDKELLNTITKFRDEEQEHHDIGIDSGAEQAPFYKALTEVIKLGCKTAISISKKI, from the exons ATGCTTAAGGTATCGAGTCGATGTTTTGGGCATTCAGCAGCGCGTTTGGTTCAAAAACGTGCCTGTCAACTAACTGATGAGATAATTCGAGTTGATCACGCTGGTGAATTGGGTGCCGATCGGATATATGCCGGACAAATGGCAGTCCTCGGCAATAGGCCGGTGGGTAAGACAATAGCCCACATGTGGGAACAAGAGAAACACCATCGCAGTGAGTTCGAAAAATTAATACGAGAATATCGAGTTCGACCGACAGTTATGACCCCAATTTGGAATGTTGCTGGTTTCATGCTGGGTGCAG GAACTGCACTTCTCGGGGAGAAAGCCGCAATGGCCTGTACTGTAGCTGTAGAGACAGTCATTGTTGAGCATTACAACGATCAACTCCGGCAATTAATGGAGATACCCAATGTTGACAAG GAACTACTTAATACCATAACAAAGTTCAGAGATGAAGAGCAAGAGCACCATGACATCGGCATTGATTCTGGAGCCGAGCAAGCACCCTTCTATAAGGCACTCACCGAAGTTATAAAATTGGGTTGCAAGACAGCTATAAGTATCTCCAAGAAAATATAA
- the LOC129946604 gene encoding protein shifted-like isoform X2, translating to MNPKWPFVVFLLFIVSISCVQCRKNNPEGNRRNKKPDNQHSDEQEEDDLSLWINEQQLRVLSGFSIKIYAIQNGRVYTDLRDPNFNQYLPTIPSEVNSVNFTWKSGNKKYDYNFDRLKSTDESILKTPTVSIKTKGRIPHHEKDFSIFLPCTGNNSGTAMFSIGLLIQNRKGKPLPGTPLRLRFKKECAHRGPDPQCSLKCGNNGFCNHDICQCKAGYMGQYCQTALCYPQCMNGGNCTAPAVCSCPDGYQGRHCEGGICAEKCLNGGKCIQKDTCRCSKGYYGLRCEFSKCVVPCSNNGRCIGNNMCRCKNGTRGNHCEIGRIQRSTCKRRCKHGICQNSKCKCDEGWQGKKCNSRKIKKPRSKSS from the exons atgaatccCAAATGGCCATTTGTGGTGTTTTTGCTGTTTATTGTTTCTATATCATGCGTACAATGCAGAAAAAATAATCCCGAAGGCAATAGACGCAATAAGAAACCAGATAATCAACATTCCGATGAACAAGAAGAAGATGATTTATCTTTATGGATCAATGAACAACAATTACGTGTTCTAAGtg GTTTCAGTATAAAAATCTATGCTATACAAAACGGAAGAGTCTACACAGACTTGAGAGATCCAAATTTCAATCAATATCTACCAACAATCCCATCAGAAGTCAACAGTGTTAACTTTACATGGAAATcaggaaataaaaagtatgacTATAATTTCGATCGTTTGAAATCAACCGATGAGAGCATTCTTAAAACACCAACTGTTTCTATTAAGACTAAAGGCAGAATACCACATCATGAAAAAG ATTTTAGCATTTTTCTACCATGTACGGGAAACAATTCCGGTACGGCTATGTTCAGCATAGGTTTGCTTATACAAAATCGAAAAGGTAAACCTCTGCCAGGTACACCGCTAAGGCTGCGTTTCAAAAAGGAATGCGCACATAGAG gtCCTGATCCTCAATGCAGTCTTAAGTGCGGCAACAATGGATTTTGCAATCACGACATATGCCAATGCAAAGCTGGCTACATGGGACAGTACTGTCAAACAGCGCTATGTTATCCGCAATGCATGAATGGTGGAAATTGCACAGCTCCTGCCGTTTGTTCATGTCCGGATGGCTATCAAGGACGACACTGTGAAGGTG gTATTTGTGCAGAGAAATGTTTGAATGGGGGTAAATGCATTCAAAAGGACACCTGTCGCTGCTCAAAGGGCTACTATGGATTGCGATGCGAGTTTt CTAAATGTGTTGTGCCATGCAGTAATAATGGACGTTGCATTGGCAATAATATGTGTCGTTGTAAGAATGGCACCAGAGGTAACCATTGCGAGATTGGAAGGATACAGCGATCGACGTGTAAGAGACGTTGCAAACATGGCATTTGCCAAAACAGCAAATGTAAATGTGACGAGGGATGGCAAGGGAAGAAATGTAATTCTC gaaaaatcaaaaaacctcgCTCAAAATCAAGTTAA